One stretch of Mycobacteriales bacterium DNA includes these proteins:
- a CDS encoding glycerate kinase: MRVVVAPDCFGGTLSAVEAAGAIAAGWASAAPGDALALVPLSDGGPGLVDVLAARLPGRRVTVAVEGPLGGPVAADLLVAGDTAYVESAAACGLHLVAERDPTVTSTFGVGQLVRAALHEGVRRVVVGLGGSATNDGGAGMLAALGLQAYDGSGAPVARGGLALRGAASLGGGPAGGLDPRLADVELVVATDVDAPLLGLHGASNAFGPQKGATRAQVLDLDDALRVWADLLEAATGREVRDLPGAGAAGGLGAALLALGARREPGIALVTELVGLAAAVADAHLVVTGEGSFDASSLRGKVVSGVAALAAEQALPCLVLAGQVHVGRREAAAIGVESSYALADAVGLDEAMAAPAEELTALAARVAREWSRG; the protein is encoded by the coding sequence GTGAGGGTGGTCGTGGCGCCGGACTGCTTTGGCGGGACCCTGTCGGCCGTCGAGGCCGCTGGGGCGATCGCGGCCGGGTGGGCGTCGGCGGCTCCCGGTGACGCGCTCGCCCTGGTCCCGCTGTCCGACGGGGGCCCGGGTCTCGTCGACGTCCTGGCGGCGCGGCTGCCGGGTCGGCGGGTCACCGTGGCTGTCGAGGGGCCGCTCGGCGGGCCGGTGGCGGCCGACCTGCTCGTCGCGGGCGACACCGCCTACGTCGAGAGCGCCGCGGCCTGCGGGCTGCACCTGGTGGCCGAGCGCGACCCCACGGTGACGTCGACGTTCGGGGTCGGGCAGCTCGTGCGCGCCGCGCTCCACGAGGGCGTGCGCAGGGTCGTGGTCGGGCTCGGCGGCAGCGCCACCAACGACGGCGGCGCGGGGATGCTCGCGGCCCTCGGGCTCCAGGCGTACGACGGCAGCGGTGCGCCGGTCGCTCGTGGCGGGCTGGCGCTGCGTGGCGCCGCCTCGCTGGGGGGCGGGCCGGCGGGCGGGCTCGACCCGCGGCTGGCCGACGTCGAGCTGGTCGTCGCGACCGACGTGGACGCGCCGCTGCTCGGGCTGCACGGCGCCTCGAACGCGTTCGGGCCGCAGAAGGGGGCCACCCGCGCGCAGGTGCTCGACCTCGACGACGCGCTGCGGGTCTGGGCCGACCTGCTCGAGGCCGCTACCGGCCGCGAGGTCCGGGACCTGCCCGGTGCCGGTGCCGCCGGCGGCCTGGGCGCGGCGCTGCTGGCGCTCGGTGCCCGCCGCGAGCCCGGCATCGCGCTCGTCACCGAGCTCGTCGGCCTCGCCGCCGCGGTCGCCGACGCCCACCTCGTCGTCACGGGCGAGGGCTCCTTCGACGCGAGCTCGCTGCGTGGCAAGGTCGTCTCCGGGGTGGCCGCGCTCGCCGCCGAGCAGGCGCTGCCGTGCCTGGTGCTCGCCGGCCAGGTCCACGTCGGCCGCCGCGAGGCCGCCGCGATCGGGGTCGAGTCCAGCTACGCCCTCGCCGACGCCGTCGGGCTCGACGAGGCGATGGCGGCGCCCGCCGAGGAGCTCACCGCACTGGCCGCCCGCGTCGCGCGGGAGTGGTCGCGCGGCTGA
- a CDS encoding iron-sulfur cluster assembly accessory protein, with the protein MTAPETTTTEAPAGVTGIVLTDPAAAKVAALLAQEGRDDLSLRVAVQPGGCSGLRYQLFFDERSLDGDEVQTYGEGVRVVTDRMSVPYLSGATIDFVDTIEKQGFTIDNPNAGGSCACGESFH; encoded by the coding sequence ATGACCGCTCCGGAGACGACCACCACCGAGGCGCCCGCCGGCGTGACCGGCATCGTGCTGACCGACCCGGCTGCCGCCAAGGTCGCTGCGCTGCTCGCCCAGGAGGGCCGCGACGACCTGTCGCTGCGCGTCGCCGTGCAGCCCGGTGGCTGCAGCGGCCTGCGCTACCAGCTGTTCTTCGACGAGCGCTCGCTCGACGGTGACGAGGTCCAGACCTACGGCGAGGGCGTCCGCGTCGTCACCGACCGGATGAGCGTCCCCTACCTGTCGGGCGCGACGATCGACTTCGTCGACACCATTGAGAAGCAGGGCTTCACGATCGACAACCCCAACGCGGGCGGCTCGTGCGCCTGCGGGGAGTCCTTCCACTAG
- a CDS encoding acetyl-CoA C-acyltransferase, producing MREVFLVDGVRTPTGRYGGALAKTRADDLAATVVRAVVERTGVDPAAVDEVVLGAANQSGDDNRNVARMAVLLAGLPLSVPGHTVNRLCASGLQAIVAAAAQVRTGEADLVVAGGVESMTRAPWVMAKPGTPWAKPGEVHDTALGWRFVNPRHDREHTITLGETAERVAALDGITREDSDAFGLRSQERALAAVAAGRFDAEIVPVGDVTADETPRATTPEKLAALKPSFGGVVTAGSASPLSDGASALLVASEEAVRRHGLVPRARVVVSASAGLEPHLMGLGPVPATEKALARAGWSVADLAAVELNEAFAVQVIASARRLGLDDATLNADGGAIALGHPLGSSGCRLVVTLLGRLEREGASGVRGLATMCVGVGQGASLLVERV from the coding sequence ATGCGCGAGGTCTTCCTGGTCGACGGTGTCCGGACTCCCACGGGTCGCTACGGCGGGGCGCTGGCGAAGACCCGCGCCGACGACCTTGCTGCCACGGTCGTGCGGGCTGTCGTGGAGCGCACCGGCGTGGACCCGGCGGCCGTCGACGAGGTCGTGCTCGGCGCGGCCAACCAGTCCGGCGACGACAACCGCAACGTCGCCCGGATGGCCGTGCTGCTCGCCGGCCTGCCGCTGTCGGTTCCCGGTCACACGGTCAACCGGCTGTGCGCGAGCGGCCTGCAGGCGATCGTCGCCGCGGCCGCGCAGGTCCGCACCGGCGAGGCCGACCTCGTCGTCGCCGGCGGCGTCGAGTCGATGACCCGCGCGCCGTGGGTGATGGCCAAGCCGGGCACCCCGTGGGCCAAGCCGGGGGAGGTCCACGACACCGCGCTGGGTTGGCGCTTCGTCAACCCGCGCCACGACCGCGAGCACACGATCACCCTCGGCGAGACGGCCGAGCGGGTCGCGGCTCTCGACGGGATCACCCGCGAGGACAGCGACGCCTTCGGACTGCGGTCGCAGGAGCGGGCGCTCGCCGCGGTCGCCGCCGGCCGCTTCGACGCCGAGATCGTGCCGGTCGGCGACGTGACGGCCGACGAGACCCCGCGGGCCACGACCCCCGAGAAGCTCGCCGCCCTGAAGCCGTCCTTCGGAGGCGTCGTCACCGCGGGCTCGGCCTCGCCGCTGTCCGACGGGGCGAGCGCGCTGCTGGTGGCGTCGGAGGAGGCGGTACGCCGCCACGGCCTGGTGCCCCGCGCGCGCGTCGTCGTGAGCGCGTCCGCGGGACTCGAGCCGCACCTGATGGGCCTCGGGCCGGTGCCCGCGACCGAGAAGGCCCTCGCGCGGGCCGGCTGGTCGGTCGCCGACCTCGCCGCGGTCGAGCTCAACGAGGCCTTCGCCGTGCAGGTCATCGCGAGCGCCCGCCGGCTCGGCCTCGACGACGCGACCCTCAACGCCGACGGCGGCGCGATCGCGCTCGGTCACCCGCTGGGGTCCAGCGGCTGTCGGCTGGTCGTCACGCTGCTCGGCCGGCTCGAGCGGGAGGGCGCCTCAGGTGTCCGCGGGCTCGCGACGATGTGCGTGGGCGTCGGTCAGGGAGCGTCCCTGCTCGTCGAGCGCGTCTGA
- a CDS encoding carbohydrate kinase family protein: protein MKIAVTGSIATDHLMTFDGRFAEQILPDQLDKISLVFLASDLQVRRGGTGANIAFGMGVLGQRPLLVGSVGRDAGDYLQWLADHGVDTSGVRVSETLASPRFTVTTDNDQNQIGAFYPGAMAEAVGIELAPLGEVDLVVVAPNDPGAMLRHTAECTARGVAFAADPSQTLSFLDGDAIRTLCTGATWLFTNEYEAGLVREKTGWSDADVLEVVGTRVTTHGADGVVITRKGEDDIRVGVVPADAVAEPTGVGDAFRAGFLTGTSWGLGLECAAQVGALLATHVVETVGTQEYSFTPGSFLARLAKAYGDEAAAEVAPHLSA, encoded by the coding sequence CTGAAGATCGCCGTCACCGGCTCCATCGCGACCGACCACCTCATGACCTTCGACGGGCGGTTCGCGGAGCAGATCCTCCCGGACCAGCTCGACAAGATCAGCCTCGTCTTCCTGGCCTCGGACCTGCAGGTACGCCGGGGAGGCACCGGCGCCAACATCGCCTTCGGGATGGGCGTGCTCGGGCAGCGCCCGCTGCTGGTCGGGTCCGTCGGGCGCGACGCCGGTGACTACCTCCAGTGGCTCGCCGACCACGGCGTCGACACCTCGGGCGTCCGGGTCAGCGAGACCCTGGCCTCGCCGCGCTTCACCGTCACCACCGACAACGACCAGAACCAGATCGGCGCCTTCTACCCCGGCGCGATGGCCGAGGCCGTCGGCATCGAGCTCGCGCCGCTCGGCGAGGTCGACCTCGTCGTCGTCGCCCCCAACGACCCCGGCGCGATGCTGCGCCACACCGCCGAGTGCACCGCCCGCGGCGTGGCCTTCGCTGCCGACCCGTCGCAGACGCTGTCCTTCCTCGACGGCGACGCGATCCGCACGCTCTGCACCGGCGCGACCTGGCTGTTCACCAACGAGTACGAAGCCGGCCTGGTCCGCGAGAAGACCGGCTGGTCCGACGCCGACGTCCTCGAGGTGGTCGGCACCCGCGTCACGACCCACGGCGCCGACGGCGTGGTCATCACCCGCAAGGGCGAGGACGACATCCGGGTCGGTGTCGTCCCGGCCGACGCGGTCGCGGAGCCGACCGGGGTCGGCGACGCCTTCCGGGCCGGCTTCCTGACCGGCACCTCCTGGGGCCTCGGCCTCGAGTGCGCCGCGCAGGTCGGCGCGCTGCTCGCGACCCACGTCGTGGAGACCGTCGGCACCCAGGAGTACTCCTTCACCCCGGGGTCGTTCCTGGCCCGTCTGGCCAAGGCCTACGGCGACGAGGCCGCCGCCGAGGTCGCGCCGCACCTGTCCGCCTGA
- a CDS encoding DUF4242 domain-containing protein, whose translation MPKYVIEREIPGVGDLGADELRAIAQKSNGVLADLGPKVQWQQSYVTDDKIYCVYIADDEDAVLEHARCGGFPANAVSRVTSVIDPATGD comes from the coding sequence ATGCCCAAGTACGTGATCGAGCGGGAGATCCCCGGAGTCGGTGACCTCGGCGCCGACGAGCTGCGCGCCATCGCGCAGAAGTCCAACGGCGTCCTTGCCGACCTGGGCCCGAAGGTCCAGTGGCAGCAGAGCTACGTCACCGACGACAAGATCTACTGCGTCTACATCGCCGACGACGAGGACGCCGTGCTGGAGCACGCGCGGTGTGGAGGCTTCCCGGCGAACGCGGTGTCGAGGGTGACCAGCGTCATCGACCCGGCGACCGGCGACTGA
- a CDS encoding BTAD domain-containing putative transcriptional regulator, giving the protein MPATVVHLLGRPRVERDGVEAPRPRGRKTWALLALLALSERPVSRERAATLLFGEADDPLGALRWTLAEARRLTGVPLRGDPLLIEPGHLTVDAVLLTTSSWVHAEAVARDGGSLLAGLSFPANPSFDAWLAAERHHLEATRAAVLREATLGRLAVGDTVGAVASARALVEAAPLDEAGHVLLVRALVESGARTQAEDAVRRCTEEFRRELGVAPSGAVHEELAVPAAPRSTHRAAGRALLDAGVAAISAGAVDVGLERLRDAVAVSHHNDDLHAEVQALCELGYALVHSVRGRDEAGATALARAVALADAAGEPELAVAAHRELGYTAFLAARYSEALRQLDHAAHLAGTSGEEAAAVAALRGACLTDLASYSEAAVALEGAVVSARAAGARRWLVWALTMSGRLHVLLEEHDLARPPLEEAWELARSTGWTSVLPWPQALLAEVDLASGAVARAEEAATHAFALGCELRDPCWEETAGRVLGLVALARGDADGARDILLDAAVRGARATDGWRFAHAEVLDTLASLAPVFPSQGLAWVVDLELIAAGGNMRELVVRAQLHRSALGQRGALEAAVSLALGIDSPALTRRLTRAGATVASPTR; this is encoded by the coding sequence GTGCCCGCGACCGTCGTCCACCTACTCGGCCGCCCCCGCGTCGAGCGCGACGGGGTGGAGGCCCCGCGACCGCGAGGGCGCAAGACCTGGGCGCTTCTTGCGCTGCTTGCCCTCTCCGAGCGCCCCGTGTCCCGCGAGCGGGCCGCCACCCTGCTCTTCGGTGAGGCCGACGACCCCCTGGGCGCGCTGCGGTGGACGCTCGCCGAGGCCCGGAGACTGACCGGCGTCCCGCTCCGCGGCGACCCCCTGCTGATCGAGCCGGGACACCTCACCGTGGACGCGGTGCTGCTGACCACGAGCTCGTGGGTGCACGCGGAGGCCGTCGCCCGCGACGGGGGGTCGCTGCTCGCCGGACTGTCCTTCCCTGCCAACCCGTCCTTCGACGCGTGGCTCGCCGCCGAGCGTCACCACCTCGAGGCCACCCGCGCGGCGGTGCTGCGGGAGGCCACCCTGGGCCGGCTGGCGGTCGGTGACACCGTGGGTGCGGTCGCGTCCGCCCGGGCGCTCGTCGAGGCGGCCCCGCTGGACGAGGCCGGGCACGTCCTGCTCGTGCGGGCCCTCGTGGAGTCGGGGGCGCGCACCCAGGCGGAGGACGCCGTACGGCGGTGCACCGAGGAGTTCCGTCGCGAGCTCGGCGTGGCACCGAGCGGGGCCGTGCACGAGGAGCTCGCCGTGCCCGCGGCACCTCGCTCGACGCACCGGGCCGCGGGGCGGGCCCTCCTCGACGCGGGCGTCGCGGCCATCTCGGCGGGGGCCGTCGACGTGGGCCTGGAGCGGCTGCGCGACGCTGTCGCCGTCAGCCACCACAACGACGACCTGCACGCCGAGGTGCAGGCACTGTGCGAGCTGGGCTACGCGCTCGTCCACTCCGTGCGCGGTCGGGACGAGGCGGGGGCGACGGCCCTCGCGCGGGCCGTCGCGCTGGCAGACGCCGCGGGCGAACCCGAGCTCGCCGTCGCCGCGCACCGCGAGCTGGGCTACACGGCGTTCCTGGCAGCGCGCTATTCCGAGGCACTGCGACAGCTCGACCACGCTGCGCACCTGGCGGGCACCAGCGGCGAGGAGGCCGCCGCCGTCGCGGCGCTGAGAGGGGCGTGCCTGACCGACCTCGCCAGCTACAGCGAGGCGGCAGTCGCGCTCGAGGGCGCCGTGGTCTCGGCACGCGCGGCAGGCGCCCGTCGGTGGCTGGTGTGGGCGCTGACGATGTCCGGGCGCCTGCACGTCCTGCTCGAGGAGCACGACCTGGCGCGACCTCCGCTCGAGGAGGCCTGGGAGCTGGCCCGCTCGACCGGGTGGACGAGCGTGCTCCCCTGGCCGCAGGCGCTGCTCGCCGAGGTGGACCTCGCCTCTGGAGCGGTGGCCCGGGCAGAGGAGGCAGCCACCCATGCCTTCGCCCTCGGCTGCGAGCTGCGGGACCCCTGCTGGGAGGAGACAGCCGGTCGGGTCCTCGGTCTGGTCGCCCTCGCCCGCGGTGACGCCGACGGCGCCCGCGACATCCTGCTGGACGCCGCGGTGCGCGGTGCCCGCGCCACCGACGGCTGGCGCTTCGCGCACGCGGAGGTCCTCGACACGCTCGCGTCGTTGGCCCCGGTGTTCCCGAGCCAGGGACTGGCCTGGGTCGTCGACCTCGAGCTCATCGCCGCCGGCGGCAACATGCGTGAGCTGGTCGTCCGCGCGCAGCTGCACCGCTCCGCCCTGGGCCAGCGTGGCGCGCTCGAGGCTGCGGTGTCCCTGGCACTGGGGATCGACAGCCCGGCGCTCACACGCCGCCTCACACGGGCGGGGGCCACGGTGGCGTCTCCTACCAGATGA
- a CDS encoding aminotransferase class V-fold PLP-dependent enzyme: MPVYLDAASGAPLHPAARAALLAALDDGWADPARLHGAGRRARLLLDAAREAVAEVVGARPDEVSFTASGTMAAFLGVLGTAAPRRGTTVAHSAVEHSAVLQAAGSAGLSLPVDAAGRVLPVDVDPDWALVCLQAANHEVGTTQPVADVAARCAGAGVPLLVDASHALGRAPVPTGWSVLTASARTWGGPPGVGLLVVRTGTRWRSPLPDDERPDRSPGRLDLPAVVAAAAGLQAAAAEAAAEDARLRALVDLVRGARVEGVTAVGDPLDRLPHLVTLVCEGVDSEELLRALDARDLQVSSGSSCSASSIEPSHVLAAMGAPTDGSVRLSLHRGTTRGDVERFLAVLPPVLAELRAAVP, translated from the coding sequence GTGCCGGTCTACCTCGACGCCGCCTCGGGCGCGCCGCTGCACCCGGCCGCCCGCGCGGCCCTGCTCGCCGCGCTCGACGACGGTTGGGCTGATCCGGCCCGCCTGCACGGTGCCGGCCGGCGCGCCCGGCTGCTCCTCGACGCCGCCCGCGAGGCCGTCGCGGAGGTGGTCGGGGCCCGGCCCGACGAGGTGTCCTTCACCGCCTCCGGCACGATGGCCGCCTTCCTCGGTGTGCTCGGGACAGCCGCACCACGACGGGGTACGACGGTCGCGCACTCCGCGGTCGAGCACTCCGCCGTCCTGCAGGCGGCCGGCAGCGCCGGGCTGAGCCTGCCCGTCGACGCGGCCGGCCGGGTCCTCCCCGTCGACGTCGACCCCGACTGGGCGCTGGTGTGCCTGCAGGCGGCCAACCACGAGGTCGGTACGACGCAGCCCGTCGCCGACGTGGCGGCCCGCTGCGCGGGGGCCGGCGTACCCCTGCTCGTCGACGCCTCCCACGCGCTCGGCCGGGCGCCGGTGCCCACGGGCTGGTCGGTGCTGACAGCCAGCGCGCGGACCTGGGGCGGGCCGCCCGGCGTCGGGCTGCTCGTCGTCCGGACCGGCACGCGCTGGCGCTCCCCGCTGCCTGACGACGAGCGCCCCGACCGCTCCCCCGGCCGGCTCGACCTCCCGGCCGTCGTGGCCGCCGCCGCGGGCCTCCAGGCCGCGGCCGCGGAGGCGGCGGCCGAGGACGCCCGGCTCCGGGCTCTCGTCGACCTCGTCCGCGGGGCCCGGGTCGAGGGCGTGACGGCCGTGGGTGACCCGCTCGACCGGCTACCCCACCTGGTCACGCTGGTCTGCGAGGGCGTCGACAGCGAGGAGCTGCTGCGGGCGCTGGACGCCCGCGACCTCCAGGTGTCCAGCGGGTCCTCGTGCTCGGCGTCCAGCATCGAGCCGTCTCACGTCCTGGCCGCGATGGGCGCGCCGACGGACGGGTCGGTCCGGCTGTCGCTGCACCGCGGGACGACGCGCGGCGACGTCGAGCGCTTCCTCGCGGTGCTGCCCCCGGTGCTGGCCGAGCTGCGGGCGGCGGTCCCGTGA
- the coxB gene encoding cytochrome c oxidase subunit II, producing MRATPRRSGARLGLMAAATALLATGCGGREAYENTFGLGFPKPVTDQAQEIYDLWLGSVAAAAVVGLLVWALIFYAVVRFRKTSDDLPRQIRYNLPVEVLYTVVPFVIIAVLFYYTVVAQNRVNDLSDETAGGKPDVTVNVVGFKWNWMFQHVDAGVQVIGEIEQPAVLVLPTDRTVRFVETSPDVIHSFFVPAFLFKRDVIPGRANTFEVKITKPGEYIGRCAELCGEKHARMTFYVKAVPPAEYDAYVAGLKADPANALEDNPAVTGAVRPVVAGTPHPEEEKK from the coding sequence GTGAGAGCCACCCCTCGGCGCAGCGGTGCGCGACTCGGCCTGATGGCCGCCGCGACCGCGCTGCTGGCGACCGGATGCGGCGGTCGTGAGGCCTACGAGAACACCTTCGGCCTGGGCTTCCCGAAGCCCGTCACCGACCAGGCCCAGGAGATCTACGACCTGTGGCTCGGCTCGGTCGCCGCGGCTGCCGTGGTCGGCCTCTTGGTCTGGGCGCTGATCTTCTACGCCGTCGTGCGCTTCCGGAAGACCAGCGACGACCTGCCGCGCCAGATCCGCTACAACCTCCCGGTCGAGGTGCTCTACACCGTCGTGCCGTTCGTGATCATCGCGGTGCTCTTCTACTACACGGTGGTCGCGCAGAACCGCGTCAACGACCTGTCCGACGAGACCGCCGGCGGCAAGCCCGACGTGACCGTCAACGTCGTCGGCTTCAAGTGGAACTGGATGTTCCAGCACGTCGACGCGGGCGTGCAGGTCATCGGCGAGATCGAGCAGCCCGCGGTGCTGGTGCTCCCGACCGACCGCACGGTGCGCTTCGTCGAGACCTCTCCCGACGTCATCCACTCCTTCTTCGTGCCGGCGTTCCTCTTCAAGCGCGACGTCATCCCGGGCCGCGCCAACACCTTCGAAGTGAAGATCACCAAGCCGGGTGAGTACATCGGCCGTTGCGCCGAGCTGTGCGGCGAGAAGCACGCCCGCATGACCTTCTACGTCAAGGCCGTCCCCCCGGCGGAGTACGACGCCTACGTCGCGGGCCTCAAGGCCGACCCCGCCAACGCTCTGGAAGACAACCCCGCCGTGACGGGCGCGGTCCGCCCCGTCGTGGCCGGCACGCCGCACCCCGAGGAGGAGAAGAAGTGA
- a CDS encoding cytochrome c oxidase subunit 4 — MKVEGLLFAGLAVFLAVVSVVYAVLSEEWVGVTCLALSGGLALIIGYYLLFTARRMDLRPEDRPDAEISEGSGEVGFFAPHSWWPIATAGAFTVTTLGLVFGPFLALIGFFLILITASGFLFEFYLGVNRAQGFTLGELEAMGEAPTSDRKFLG; from the coding sequence ATGAAGGTCGAAGGTCTGCTGTTCGCCGGACTGGCGGTGTTCCTCGCCGTCGTCTCGGTCGTCTACGCCGTGCTGTCCGAGGAGTGGGTCGGCGTCACCTGCCTGGCCCTGTCGGGTGGGCTCGCGCTCATCATCGGCTACTACCTGCTGTTCACCGCCCGGCGGATGGACCTGCGCCCGGAGGACCGTCCGGACGCCGAGATCAGCGAGGGCTCCGGCGAGGTCGGCTTCTTCGCGCCGCACTCCTGGTGGCCGATCGCGACCGCGGGTGCCTTCACGGTCACGACGCTCGGGCTCGTCTTCGGACCGTTCCTCGCGCTGATCGGGTTCTTCCTGATCCTCATCACCGCCAGCGGGTTCCTCTTCGAGTTCTACCTCGGCGTCAACCGCGCGCAGGGCTTCACCCTCGGCGAGCTTGAGGCCATGGGCGAGGCGCCCACGTCGGACCGCAAGTTCCTCGGCTGA
- a CDS encoding adenylate/guanylate cyclase domain-containing protein — translation MTDGPDGAARRALAGVRQVDRQAGAVGVVRRLRRALPGDPGFGDPLSAAGTDSAATIARLADRLFDEQPRVSREIGLGALQVWQSLLERTGRGRGDRELTIAFTDLAGFSTWAERAGDDAALRLLRQVASAVEPAVLSHRGQVVKRLGDGVMAVFPTPALAFDAVVMARARVAALEVDGHRPRLRAGLHTGLPRRLGDDYLGVDVNIAARLVEKAGPEEVLVSNTALAGLDPQRVATRVKKTFLLTRVKGVPDDLKVYVATPRDPAP, via the coding sequence ATGACAGACGGACCCGACGGCGCGGCACGGCGCGCGCTCGCCGGCGTCAGGCAGGTCGACCGGCAGGCGGGAGCGGTCGGCGTCGTACGGCGGCTGCGCCGCGCCCTGCCCGGTGACCCCGGCTTCGGCGACCCGCTGAGCGCCGCAGGTACCGACAGCGCCGCCACCATCGCCCGCCTGGCAGACAGGCTCTTCGACGAGCAGCCCCGGGTCTCCAGGGAGATCGGGCTGGGCGCCCTGCAGGTCTGGCAGTCGCTGTTGGAGCGCACCGGTCGGGGCCGTGGCGACCGAGAGCTGACCATCGCCTTCACCGACCTGGCGGGCTTCTCCACCTGGGCCGAGCGCGCCGGCGACGACGCCGCGCTACGGCTGCTGCGCCAGGTCGCGAGCGCCGTCGAGCCGGCCGTCCTCAGCCATCGCGGACAGGTGGTCAAGCGGCTCGGGGATGGCGTGATGGCGGTCTTCCCCACCCCGGCGCTCGCCTTCGACGCGGTCGTCATGGCCCGCGCGCGCGTGGCCGCGCTCGAGGTCGACGGTCACCGCCCGCGACTGCGCGCCGGCCTGCACACCGGGCTGCCGCGCCGGCTCGGCGACGACTACCTCGGCGTCGACGTCAATATCGCCGCGCGCCTGGTCGAGAAGGCCGGCCCCGAGGAGGTCCTCGTCAGCAACACCGCTCTCGCGGGGCTCGACCCGCAGCGTGTCGCGACCCGCGTGAAGAAGACCTTCCTGCTCACCCGCGTCAAGGGCGTCCCCGACGACCTCAAGGTCTACGTCGCGACCCCCCGCGACCCGGCTCCCTGA
- a CDS encoding ubiquinol-cytochrome c reductase cytochrome b subunit — MAATAVRKNPAEKAADVTAGWVDDRLSSSGFVKRAVNKVFPDHWSFMLGEIALNSFIILLLTGTYLTFFYEASVQEVIYDGSYTPLRGLPMSAAYASTLDISFDVRGGLIMRQIHHWAALLFMASIVVHLMRVFFTGAFRKPRELNWVIGGTLLILGIVEGFAGYSLPDDLLSGTGLRIAYSIALSIPVVGTWAAFLVFGGEYPGDAIIERLYAIHILLVPGIILGLITFHMMMIWYQKHTQFAGPRRTETNVVGTRFFPVFATKAGGFFFLVFAVLALLGGLAQINPVWLFGPYDPSQVTAGSQPDWYVGWLDGSSRLMPNWEIREFGYTIPLNIFLPAVVMPGLIFNALILYPWIEQRLTGDKAVHNILDRPRDVPVRTAIGVMSIVFYVLLMLGGGNDLLAVTFGMSAQTITYFLRVALFVLPPLAYVLTKRICLGLQASDDELVHHGIESGTIRRLPSGEFVEETVPLPATYEPLIGIGSGSHSHGELPAGSSNGGTVVATRTPRGFFFPKSYDENADAERTEATLPQLSGRPD; from the coding sequence ATGGCTGCCACCGCTGTCCGGAAGAACCCCGCCGAGAAGGCCGCCGACGTCACAGCCGGCTGGGTGGACGACCGGCTGAGCTCCTCGGGCTTCGTCAAGCGCGCGGTCAACAAGGTCTTCCCGGACCACTGGTCGTTCATGCTGGGCGAGATCGCGCTCAACAGCTTCATCATCCTGCTGCTGACCGGCACCTACCTCACGTTCTTCTACGAGGCCTCGGTCCAGGAGGTCATCTACGACGGCTCCTACACCCCGCTGCGCGGCCTGCCGATGTCGGCGGCCTACGCCTCGACGCTCGACATCTCCTTCGACGTCCGCGGCGGCCTGATCATGCGGCAGATCCACCACTGGGCGGCGCTGCTGTTCATGGCGTCGATCGTGGTGCACCTCATGCGGGTGTTCTTCACCGGCGCCTTCCGCAAGCCGCGCGAGCTCAACTGGGTCATCGGCGGCACGCTGCTCATCCTCGGCATCGTCGAGGGCTTCGCCGGCTACTCCCTGCCCGACGACCTGCTGTCCGGTACCGGCCTGCGCATCGCCTACTCCATCGCGCTGTCGATCCCCGTCGTCGGCACCTGGGCGGCGTTCCTCGTCTTCGGCGGAGAGTACCCCGGCGACGCGATCATCGAGCGGCTCTACGCGATCCACATCCTGCTCGTGCCAGGGATCATCCTCGGGCTCATCACCTTCCACATGATGATGATCTGGTACCAGAAGCACACCCAGTTCGCCGGCCCGCGCCGGACCGAGACCAACGTCGTCGGGACCCGGTTCTTCCCGGTCTTCGCGACCAAGGCAGGCGGCTTCTTCTTCCTGGTCTTCGCGGTGCTCGCCCTGCTCGGCGGGCTCGCCCAGATCAACCCGGTCTGGTTGTTCGGCCCCTACGACCCGTCGCAGGTCACGGCTGGCTCGCAGCCCGACTGGTACGTCGGCTGGCTCGACGGCTCGTCGCGCCTCATGCCCAACTGGGAGATCCGCGAGTTCGGCTACACCATCCCGCTCAACATCTTCCTGCCGGCCGTCGTCATGCCTGGCCTGATCTTCAACGCTCTGATCCTCTACCCCTGGATCGAGCAGCGGCTGACCGGCGACAAGGCCGTCCACAACATCCTCGACCGCCCGCGCGACGTGCCGGTCCGCACGGCCATCGGCGTCATGAGCATCGTGTTCTACGTGCTGCTCATGCTCGGTGGTGGCAACGACCTGCTGGCGGTCACCTTCGGGATGTCGGCGCAGACGATCACCTACTTCCTGCGGGTGGCGCTGTTCGTCCTGCCACCGCTGGCCTATGTGCTCACCAAGCGCATCTGCCTGGGCCTGCAGGCCTCGGACGACGAGCTCGTCCACCACGGCATCGAGTCCGGCACGATCCGCCGGCTCCCCTCGGGCGAGTTCGTCGAGGAGACCGTCCCGCTGCCCGCGACCTACGAGCCGCTCATCGGCATCGGCTCGGGCAGCCACTCCCACGGCGAGCTGCCGGCCGGCTCGTCGAACGGCGGGACGGTGGTGGCGACCCGCACGCCACGCGGCTTCTTCTTCCCGAAGAGCTACGACGAGAACGCCGACGCCGAGCGCACCGAGGCGACCCTGCCGCAGCTGTCCGGGCGCCCGGACTAG